Proteins encoded within one genomic window of Mycolicibacterium monacense:
- a CDS encoding ribonuclease T2 family protein — MTVLDRTPNPAAMVSDDSASSLLVLTWAPSFCTVEAQNPACGSGEVAKKGQTLVLHGLWPQPRDRQYCGMPQDLRDRESVWPPMQLSDEVRNRLQSATVDSASLAHTSGTPMGPARVSRRTPTSATRWL, encoded by the coding sequence GTGACGGTGCTCGACCGCACGCCGAACCCGGCTGCAATGGTCTCCGATGATTCCGCCTCGAGCTTGCTGGTGCTGACGTGGGCGCCCAGCTTCTGCACGGTCGAGGCGCAGAACCCGGCGTGCGGGTCCGGTGAGGTCGCGAAAAAAGGCCAGACGCTGGTGCTGCATGGTCTGTGGCCTCAGCCGCGCGACCGGCAGTACTGCGGCATGCCGCAAGATCTGCGCGACCGCGAATCCGTCTGGCCGCCAATGCAATTGTCCGACGAGGTGCGCAACCGGCTGCAGTCGGCGACGGTCGACAGTGCATCGCTGGCGCACACGAGTGGTACACCCATGGGACCTGCTCGGGTGTCTCGCCGGACGCCTACTTCGGCGACGCGGTGGCTCTGA
- a CDS encoding TetR/AcrR family transcriptional regulator, which produces MSETAAEDARVSRTRAAVADAVASLFEEEGASGLTHQRVATRAGVGRATVYRHWPKTVDLVTEALTRADQPLLHSGDGPLRQWLHSELIRAAEQVTQPVMSQFIAMMVANADQSPAARVLRENLNRRTRVVLDHMLDRAIASGELSSRPDTDELLATVLGAVMFRITIQQKYADSGYLGRLVDGALAEHWSRPPP; this is translated from the coding sequence ATGAGCGAAACAGCGGCCGAGGACGCGCGCGTGAGCCGCACTCGTGCGGCTGTGGCGGATGCTGTCGCGTCGCTGTTCGAAGAAGAAGGCGCGTCGGGGTTGACCCATCAACGTGTCGCAACGCGCGCGGGTGTAGGGCGCGCCACCGTGTATCGGCACTGGCCTAAGACAGTGGATCTGGTGACTGAAGCCCTGACGCGGGCTGATCAGCCGTTATTGCACTCAGGCGATGGCCCGCTTCGCCAATGGCTGCACAGCGAACTCATCCGCGCAGCCGAGCAGGTCACCCAACCGGTTATGTCCCAGTTCATCGCAATGATGGTGGCAAACGCCGATCAAAGCCCCGCCGCGCGGGTCTTGCGTGAGAACTTGAACCGCCGAACCCGCGTAGTCCTCGACCACATGCTCGACCGAGCGATCGCCAGCGGCGAGCTCAGCAGTCGACCCGACACCGACGAACTGCTCGCGACTGTGCTCGGCGCCGTCATGTTCCGCATCACTATTCAACAGAAGTATGCCGATTCGGGCTACCTCGGCAGGCTGGTCGACGGCGCGCTCGCCGAACACTGGAGCCGACCGCCGCCCTGA